ACAGGATGGAAGAAATCCCCCATCTCTCATAGCACCCGTTTATACAGTGGGGGCAATATAAATCAGGAGCACCTCGTTGAGATGGAATATCATGTAGAGCTAATTGGCAAGGAATTTGATGACAGGGAGCTGATAGTCAGATACAAGACAGATATTGACAACAACAGGGTATTTTATTCTGATTTGAATGGCTTTCAAATGAGTCGAAGAGAGTCGTACGATAAAATCCCGCTGCAGGGAAACTATTATCCAATGCCTTCTCTAGCATTCATGCAAGGATCCAATGGTCAAAGGTTCTCTGTCCATTCTAGGCAGTCTCTAGGTGTGGCAAGCCTTGGAGATGGATGGTTAGAGATAATGCTCGACCGTCGTGTGCTCAGGGACGATGGACGTGGCTTAGGACAAGGAATAACAGATAATCGTGCAATGAATGTCgttttccatatccttgttgAGTCTAATGTTTCATCCATAGTAAATCCTATTCCCAATTACTCTCCTTTGAGCCCTTCTCTTCTTTCCCACTGCATTGGTGCTCGCTTGAACTATCCCTTGCACGCATTTATTTCCAAGAAACCACAGTCTTCATCCGTGCATCCACCCCCAAGATCTTTCTCTCCTTTAGCAGCTCCTTTGCCATGTGACTTACATATTGTCAGCTTTAAGGTTCCTCGTCCTCTGAAATACTCGCAGCAATCGCCGAAAGATCCACCATTTCTCTTAATGTTTCATAGGAGACACTGGGATTCATCATACTGCAAGACAGCCAGATCAAATTGTACAAGGTTTGCTGATGAGCCTTTCAATATATTCAACACGTTCAAGGGGCTTGTGGTATCGAACGCACGGCCAACTTCATTAAATCTGCTGCACGAAGACACAGAAATGCTTGGATATAATGATGAACAACAGCCTGGGGGGGATGATGCTCATGAAGGGCAGCTGCATATCCCTCCCATGGAAGTAAGAGCTTACAAGTTGGAACTGACGCCACGTTAATCAAACGCAGAAATGCCAGTTTTTGTAGTTTTAACAATGCTGATAGCCTCGCCTCCAAATGAGCATCCATCCATTAAGAACAGATTCCCGAGTCCGAGATCATCGATCAAGCTGTGATATCTTATCTAATGCCATGTAAAACATACCAGAATCAGGGGCTTGGCTTGCCAGACTATTTCTGCAGACGGGTGACGATGACGGTTTCTTCTTCGATCTTATTGAACTGTCTGGTTTCATTCTCTGGAAGGTAAGTTGATTGGAATCATTGAACTACATATTTTTGGTTTACCCTCTTTTCAAAACTGCACAtttggatgatgatgatgtttaGCAATAGATAGCAGCAGATTAGTTTGAAAGTAATGATCGGAACTACTACATGGTTTCGTGAGTTACAATTTTTGGATTCTTCTAAAATCTCCATGGGATTAAGTCGAAGTTGATTCAACTGTTTAACTTTGACCCAATggattcttattttttcttgtaatttcgGAGGAAAACTAAAGAGAATTATTTTTCAGGTCTGATTTACTTGGTGAAGATGGAATTGAGATAAAAATGCCACTAGtttcacacacacacacgtgTATTATCTAATTGTTTTGAGTCAGTTTCGCACATGGTTTTGATTTCAATCCACATAGTTCATGGGGATTGGATTAAGTTTTTAACCTTTTTAGTTCCCCTCCACCACCTCAAGACAGCCTTGGAATCTGTTTTCGGATTATCTATGTATTGTGGTACCATAAATTTGCATCGTAAATCTACTCTAAATCTATGTATTCGAGCCTAACTGAATGGATAAGCCATCTTATAACTTTAATGGTTCTTcgttagaattaaaaaaaaaaaaaaaaaattcgtgTCCCGATAtttgaaagagagagtttgagTAAGTACAAAGATAGAGAGTATAGAGAGAATATTTTCTCACACTACTACTTTTTGACTTCACTCACTTTTTCTAACTTGCTCCCTTCATAAGACACACTTCCTACTTATACACATAGAGATCTTTGAAGCCCAAACAAATCTCAGCATTTATtttgacttaaaaaaaatgttaaatgttAAGTACTAATATATTCTcttttaaatatctatttacAAAGATAATTAGGAACTTTAAGAAGTTTCtagatagttttttttttttttattttaactatgaaattttgaagaaaagttcaaaaaagagttcaaatatgacaatatatattaatagcGTGCTTAAACcgttagaatatatataatgtaCATGGGACcacgaatatatatatacaaacaaCGTATAATgaccaattatatatatatatatgtatatatttaacaACGacatgattaaaataaaaaatgaagtcGAGGTGGTGTATGGAGAATGATCTGGAAAGAAACTACTTGCATACaaaaatagggagagagagaaagagagaaggcttaaaatcatatgaaaaaagagggaaattGGCAGTCACTGATATTGATATCAAAACATGTtgcaataataatatataggATAGAACTCAATATATATGGCAAATTGAAATTCTGGAGGTTAAGAAACTAATGAACCAGTGGCCTGAAGTCAGACCCATGGAGTGGAAAAATTGTTTGTAATTTTAGtacagagaaagagaagagaacggTGAATGGGTTATAAAATAATCTCCTCAAGTACGCTAAGGTTGAGGGTTTTATTTGGGAGGACTATGCTGTTTGTAACCACAACTTCGTCTTCAACAATCACAGCTTCACCTGTAAAACACACCAAAATTTCCATATTGCCCACTTTGATTTCAAATCCACAAGCCTCAGTTGGATACCGATTTTTTTCGTCCATAAACCGAGCTCTTAGTGAGAAAAATTAGTAAGAAAATAGTACAACAAGTCGAGGATACGTACCGAGGATTGTAATTCCAAGCTTATCATTGTAGTCCCCGTTTGCCTGAACCAAATAAGTTCAGTACACAACTCAGCCTTCGAGTTTAAAAGCACTAAattcgttttttctttttagtggAAGGATTCAAACCTCTAACCTTTTGATCAAGAAGCCTTGAAAAGAGGAACATCATTTTTCTTGTCATGTTCTTATAAATGATCTagtttttaggaaaatgaagTTCAGATCCTCTTAATGAGGctaaaagaaacataaaaagatTCACCAAATGGATTAAAAAGTTGCAGGGTCCAAATGAAGCCAACAAGAtctggaaaataaataaatgaagacaAGCTACTGAGAAAAGGAACTGTTCATCGACTCAAAGACACTACTTTCAATGTTTAATGTTTAGATTAACCATCTAAAGAACGCAAAGTAGACTGAAAACATAAGAACAGGATAGTATTAAGTTTACTGTACTTGCCTGGACACGTGACCATTTCCCGATTGATGACTTCCATCCAACAATAGAATTTATGACAACAGCATTTTCCTGTCAAAGAGAATGGCatgattttctaattttaatgtGAAAGAAATGTCGTATTATTGTTATCCATGATAGCTAAATTGTTTCATTACCATAATTTCAACATCATCCAAGATGATGCAATTTATAAGCCTCACACCAGCAGCCACGCGAACATTAGCAGAAATAGAGACATTGGGACCAATCTGTTCAGAAGGGCAGTTCAGAGTGGGTCAAAAGAAGACCGAGAAACTACCATTATAAACAAGACTTATTCATGGTAGCCACCACAATATAGTTACCTAAAGATGTagaaaagatatatatatttaacttcCTTGCGAACATTTAATAGTGTAAAAGTGCGGCAACATTCAGCCATGTTAAATAACTTCTTTAATAGAAGAACTGAGAAATAGAGTGTGAAGTTCCATGAAAGTACGAAGTTAATTATAATGCAATAGTATTGCCAATAAATTAGttataattatgataattttCTTACTAGGCATTGATGTGAAAATACACCaataagaaatcaaatttcatttattagaTACAAGCAGTgttgtttaaattaaagtaGTCCTCGGCGGCTTAAGGCTGAGGCAACGAAAGAAAATTCCCAAGGCATACAATAGAAAAATTgagatgatttttttattacatacAAGAGTTAAtgaaaaagtttttttaaaaaagaattagaggTCTTTTGAAAGATTCTTTAGAGAAAacaaggttttaaaaagataattttaatttctctacaACTTCTTTAAATTCAGCCAAAATGCACTAAGGCATGTGCGCCTTAGTTAAAATGTCTTGCTTCTGTAGGGTGGCACTCTAATTTGGTTTTTTGGAGAAGCGCACCGGTTTCGGAAACAAGAGTTGTAAGAAAAACTGAATAAGGATGAGATGAGAAGACCAAGTAAACAGAAGATAAGTGTAATAATGAACTTTGGAACTAATATTGAACTAGCaaagtaaaatgaaaatatatatatatatatatatatatatatatatatggataaGCTTATTGATTGAGAAGAAATTACCTTTGCAGTGGGATGTACTTTTGCTGATGGATGTATGTAGACATCGCCAATAATAGTAGCAGTCCTGGTACCATTTCCACCAGCCAAAAGATGGGGAGAGGTTAATTGAAACTGAGCAAGATAAAGGCCCGAACACTTCAAAGACATCCTGCAATGTTAATAAAGATTCAGAAGGCTTGGAATAATATAATAAGTTACAAATAACTACAACAGAGAAAAGGCCCGAAAGGTCGGGAGACGATGAATGCCAAAGTGGTTGCTCTACCCTGGAGTCTTGATTTGTTCCCAAAATTCCATGGTCTCATATGTATATAAGCGTTTCTTTCCAGCAAGGGGGGATAAAATATCTTGATCTAATCTCACAAAGTCTGTTGGCAGGTTCCTGTTGAAAGAAATataatggaaaagaaaaggttacAAAAGCAAGATCTGTTAAGAAACTATCGTAgagaattataattaaaaagctAACTCATGTACTCAAAATCTAACTAGTAAGAGTTTATAAACATGAAACTGATCATCGACACCcaaatcaaacaattttttttaaaacatctaaCAATGTGCATATTGGGTATTACATTTTTGTATAACATTGagagattttcaaaatttgtaggCAAAAACAGACGATGTGGTGAGTAGCTAACCTTGTCGCAGATTGTAGAGCTTCAAAGCTGGAGACACGTCGTAGATTTGCTgcaatgaataaaaataattgatactCGATATTTAgcattctaaaaaatattgggGAAACTATATGTATTCTgcaaaattttgtaaatacaagagttaaaataaagttaaaaaagtaTGGCATCAGTTTACACTGCTACAACCTCTGCCTTCCCGATGAATCGAGACATCTTGAATGACACCAAAAATTTCCGAGGTAAATACATATACACCACAGTTTATTAAATCACTCACCTGcaattaatgaaaaatcagTCTTTAAGAACATAGGTATTGAAGAACTTGGACAACTGATTAGGTTtgataaactttaaaaaaataaaaaaaaaacgcagCACGTCGTACAAAAGTCTCAGGTTTCTCTGTGTAATGCAACAGCTCATTCGTGACCGGATCAGCAACCAGTGCACCAAACTGATTAGCAGATTCGGCAGAAACCTGTACGGGGAGTCAAATACGAGCATAAATCCAACATACTgcactaaaataaatataatgttaCAGCATGTGTTACTTTTTAGCTTCATAACATGTTCTTTTGAAGGCCATAAATCATGTACCGACCTTGTTTACTAATATAGTTCCCATCCCACCGTATCTCTTATGTGCCTCTGTAGGGTAGAAAATAAGAACACCACTTTACTATGAATATTCAAGTAAACAGCAGAGGAGAAAAAATCGGTTCCTACAAAAGATTACAAGTTATGAAACTCACCAAGCATGTCTGGAAGCGGAAAATTGCAGCAAACATCacaatttaatagaaaaatgtaaGACTGCAAAACATAACCAAACACGTGAGAACTTAAATCGCAGTAGAAAATGTCATAATGCCAGAGGAATCATAATCATTAACATAGAGCATAGAGGGGAGGTCAAATGCGTCTATACCGTGAAATTGGTTGTGTCTATTTAGTTTATgttatttagaaattttctaataagtttctaaatatttagttGATTTGTGTAGGATATTAAATCATAGATAGAAGGCCACCATAAACTCAACTCAttccctcttctttttctaaggCCCTTATGACCATTTGGCGAACCCATGATGGCTACGATTTCCTAAATGTTCTAACTTTGTATCTAACATATTCTCATTATAAAGATTATGTTTGACATATCACCACACGATCATAAACTAATAGTAGGAACTTgttagacacaaaatttaaagttacatgttagattttagaaaaattacaTGAACTAATTACATAATCTAAGATCTTAAAGATCAAACTTAGTATTTTAGCTAAGAATTATACACAAAGAAGTTCATTCCTCGCAGACTGAGAAGCGCTAAGACGGTCCTACAGCTCCATACAACTCCATACAACAGGACAGGACAGGACAGGACATGAGTAACAGACAGAGCAAAGATTACAAACCGGGCTGTCTTCCAAGATAATATCTCTGAAGTAATAAATTCCTCCTGCCGAGCCATGTGGTTTATCCTCCTTCAAGTACCTAAGGCCAAACACAATCAAACAAGCTCTACCACCTCAGAACGATACAATTACGAGCGATAACTAACTCAAGTTCATTGGATTAGCAGCAGTCACCTCACTGGCAGTCTCAACTCATTGGACAATGAAGAAACGTAAAGAGCAAATTCCCTCTCCTCATAAAAtccaataagaaaaatttgagCTAAATTCGGTATCTACAAACACTCCACAATTCAATGTTCATCATGTAAGTTCACATCCGGACTAAGCAAGAATCAAGATTCAGCAGAAAACTAACACCACAACTGTTTCACTTTCAATCAGGCGAAAATCTAACCCGTTTGCAAGCAGAAATAGGATGATGAACCATCGGTTGACCAGCCAGAGGGAAGAGAGGCTTCGGAGTATTGAATGAAAGAGGCCGAAATCTAGTACCTGCAGAAAAACAcacaaacaataaaatcaagTAGTCAAACAGAAGAGAACTTTTTCGAATCACAAGAAAACAAATCGGAAAAGCGAAATTCCGTTCGTACCTTTAGTTGGACCGCCGACCATGATAACAGCAACCACCTTCTCCGAGCTCTCCATAGTGAGNaaaaaaaaaaaaaaaaaaaaaaaaaaaaaaaaaaaaaacctagaTCCTGTGCTTCAAATCTGCAGGTTTTAGGTTAACGATTGAAGCTCCGCATTTGACTGCAAATCGATTGAAAAAAGCGCTCAGAATTGGTGGATTTGATCTTGGTTGagtaaggaagaagaaaagtgaaGTGACGTTCCAAATCCCAAtcttcttcactttttttaaattttagttcgTAGAAGAACAGATCTGAAATCAAAGCAACGCTGCCGTACGTTACGTAATTGATAATATCTATTTCATTCATTATACGAGAATTTGATGGgatctccatttttttttttttttcatgtttattattgttttagaaaaatagttaatttaaatttttcattttttaatataatattcattaataatttataaataaaaaaaatcatattagaTTAATATAAACACCATGTTCTACTaacctaatttaaaaaattcaaattttaatattacattttaatcattaaaaatcaaaattaactcatttattttttttctttaactatttttttttttaagattttattaatatatctaaacataaattttttaaaattattggaatCCAAATacttcttaaatattttaaaagttaaataatataattacctctaactctaaattttgtatattacttttaaaaaaataccaactTTTAACCGTGTTTCAAAAACCtcttaaagttttattttaaaagggtattatatttaaaaaatactgcTGAAAATGTAAAGTAGCACTAATACTATACTATCCTCATAGATTACTCCAAATTTTTAAcgttatttttgaaagttacTTTTGAAATAGGGTATTCatagtaataaatttttttatttttttaaaattaaaatgtatttttgaagtttctaaaaatgttggaaagtattttaaaatttaagggtatttttaaaataaaatgatattttctgaaccattttaaaagtttaagctGAGATAAAGTATTAACATTTTCcatccaaaataataaaactatttttttaaccttttttaaaaaaaattttagtttaaagatattattagaAACTTGCAAAATTGAACGATTAAAAGGTATTTTGGGTGACAAAATCCCAGCTAAGGTTATTagaaacttaattttttaagtattattattattttcttttttagtttaaatggctttaaaatttaagaattgaacttaaaactttaagttattcaaaaaaataaaaacttttatgCCTCAGAagtctcaaaaaaaaaaaaaaaatttgttcgacaatgtataatataaatttaaacttttgaacTTCAAGACAGTTGTATAATACATTAAATCGTCGagatattatcatatttattttttttcttaatttttttagttcaataattaTGGGGTGAGATattaaacataataaatattttagtctCCCGGGTTGAAATTGTTGATTAAATTGTagcatattttaatttgagtttAGCGTATTCAATAGACTTTGGTTGATTTAGCACGATGTAATAAATGTATGAAGAGTTGGTCAACTCTTTAATACgtaaatactcttaaaatgttgtggaagattatgagtaaaaaaatgttatatttgtaaaagagaattaaaaaatgagtttAGATGATGATCTACATCTACTTTCCCTTTATAATGATTTCTTATcaaatctaattaaaaaatcaaatattttcataattattagaGGCTAGATAATATGGAACAAGTTTCAAAACTCTGAAGAAATTTAGAGTTAAAAagattatcatttaaaatacaaatttaactTGAGATCCTAAACCGATTAACAAGTATGCAGATTCGAACCTTTGAGCTACGCTCTTGTTGACTCGATTGACCGAAAGATAATTATGAGTATTTCGTGTTCTTCCTGTACATCCTGCAAAATACAATCTACCATTTGAGTCAGTATAATAGTGTAGAACAGGGATCCAACAAAGAGCCATCACTCTCTGGTTCTGCCTAACATGAACTATATCTCCTCCTTGAGCTTGACAAGATGAACCAATTCAGGATCTTCACATTCATTTTCAGAGCTAGAAGAGGGATGGATAATTTACTCGACTCTGTCCGTGTCGGTATAAGTCCATCAGCTGGCATTGTAATTATGAGTATCACGAGCAACCAGATCGTCCAATAATCACACGAGATGACGAAAACAATGTCGAAAGGAAGCTTGTCAAGATACTTGCGGATCATACTCCAGTTGCAATGTCAAGTCATTGATTCCAGCATCATGCAGTATCTGTTCGACCTTTGCCTTTGTAGAAATCTTGTCAGTTTCGGTTGAAACATGAAGCTGGAGCGTTCCCACAACGTCGGTGTTAGTGAAACTCCAAACGTGCAGGTTCTGAACATATTGGACTCCTTGTATCTTCATAATTTCATTCACAGCCTCTTTTAGATCCTGCTCGTGCGCCCTAGGAACTCGTTGAAGCAAGATTTCAGCAGAGTTTCTGAGTAATGGAATAACTGAAGCAATGATcattatagaaataaatatgGAACAAGCTGGATCGGCAACTACCCATCCCTTGTATTCGATCAAAAGGGTTGATATAACGACGCCGACGCTTCCCATGGTGTCGGCCAATACATGTAAAAATATCCCTTCCATGTTGTGGTCAATGTGGTGATGGTGGTGCTTCTTCTGATGCACCTTCATCTCAGCAGGCTGTCTATGTGAACTTTCTGAAACACCATGAGAAACGATCTTCGGCATATTGGTTTCGACCTGAGAAAGATGGCTGTGTTGGTCATGTTCATAATGATGGTGAGAATGTTCGTGGTGATGAACATGATCAAGATCATGATGGTTCGTATGGTTGTGATCTTGATGACAATCATGATGGTTACTGAGGTGACTCTCACTACAAACTTCGACATGACTGTGTTCACGATGGACAGTAACTGAACTTTCACGACATTCCTCGGTAACAGAGATCTGATTCTCATGCTTCCTACAGCTATCATGTTCATGCTTGTCATGACGGTGAGAGTCTGCGCACGAGTGCGAGTTCATATGAGAATGTGAATGCGAGCATGATCCTAATCCACCATGGGCATGATGATGCTCTTCATGAAAGAATACCAAACCTACTATATTCACAACCAGTCCTCCAATGGAAACAGTCAATAAGCTGTTAGTAGATATCTCCTGTGGGTCCAAAATTCGCTCGAACGACTCCAATACAATGAGCGCCCCGACCAAAACCAGGAAAACAGCATTAGCATAACCAGAAAGAATCTCAAATCTCCCTCGACCATAGTTGAATCGATTGTTCGCAGGCAAACGTGAAATATACGAAGCATACAGTCCAATAGCCAAAGCAGCACAATCAAACAACATATGGCAAGCATCTGATATCAGCCCAAGACTATTGCTCATAAAACCAGCAACAAATTCAACAACCATATAGCCAGTGTTGATCAAGAGGAAAAGAGCAATTTTACGAGACTTCCGCTCGCTAAGAATGTGATGAATAGGTTTCATAACCATTGTCGTAATCGAAGCAGACGACTCAACCCCAAGCTCGAGATAGTTCAGGTAAACAGGATCCAAATCTCGTACCGCCACATACAGTAGTAATCCACAGAACAACAATCCCCAGAGGGAGAGCTCAGGAAAATACAGCAATTCCAGTATAACAGTACAAACAAAAGTGACTAGAAATTCAGTCCTAAAATCTTTTGAACTGACTAGTTTATCATCactataattttcattcaaaagcaCCCCAAAAACAACAGTGTTTGCAAGAGGCCATGCCAGATTTCCAAAGGAAACACTCTTCCCCTCCGCTTCAAACATGAACATACTAATTACAGCAGGCACAAAAAGGATAACCGTCGTGAAGAACAGTGAAATCAATCTAACTCGTTTCTGACCTAATTGCCTGATAGTTCCCCACTTCATCGAAATCCGCTCATAATAACCCAAAAATCCagaaagaaatggaagcaaCATAGGCCAAATTGTCATGCAATTCTCTCTTGGAACAACAGAAAATCCATATTTATCAATGAACGAAATTGCAAAAGGGAAGCAATCAATTCGGTCCCAACTGATCGACAACAGAAACAAGCCAAAAAACAAGGACAGAAATCCACGAACCTCAGAGGATCGACTTCGAGACCGATCATTCATAGTAATCTGATTCCGTCCTTCGACCATGAATCGAGCCGCCACGTTCCCGGTCAGTTCAGCAAGAATCATCGCCGCTGTTCCACAGTACAACAGCGCTTGAAATCGAAGAAGAAAGACGACGGCAAGCAGAATTGACTTAGCAACCAGAGTTTTCAGCTGCGAGTGCGAAATCGAAGACAGAGAGAAAATTCCTCGATTCTGCttggaattttgaaattggaagttggaagaggaagaagaactggtaaaaagagagaaaaagagagtaaGAAGTAAGGACAAGAGAGaaaccaagaaagaaaaggggaagagagagaaagaaggggaAGAGCGGAGGAATGGGAGGAGAGAATAGAGTGATCGAAGCGAAAAGAGAAGCAAaaacagaaatgaaattgAGCTTTTGCTGGAGGATTTCGGATAGAGGCGGCTCTTGGAGGGAGTGGGCGTAGGGGTTAAAGAAGAATAGGGGAAGAGAGGGAAAGAAGGACGAGAGGACGCAGTAGATACTTCACCGTCGCGCGGCGGAATCGAGAGACGGTGAGGCCTCTGATGGTCGTGATGGTGATCGGCCATGGATTCCGACCTCCAAGCAATCTTCAGATCCCTATAATGACGCCGGCCGATTCGGAGGTGAAACTTGGAAGAAAAGTCTTCTTTCTCATAAACGGAGGCTCTTCTCCGGAGACTGTATTATTTCTAAGGACTCCGACATTTTTagccaaatttaaaataatgtattttaaaagtaaaatatatttttaatttaaactataataaaatataatgtattttaataaatattttatttaaatcactCTTCAGGGCCGAAAAAATACAACCACATGATATTTTATAACAGTTTAGCgagttttactttttttccttCGGGTAGGATTGGATGTATAGTATTTATCTACACATACAACGACTCATATACATACCTCTAGACCTAACTATAGGTAAGTTACAAGTTACGTGTTATTCGTGCATCaatcaattcatccaaccaaacTTGCACGAGTTCTAACAGTAAGCTCACTTATAGTTGACTCAACTTGGTGCTCCTAAGTTTGCATTGGCTagatgtttcaaaatttaggtTCACGCGATCTAGTCTCACCTACGATATTTAATCCATTTAGAAAATTGAGATTAGAGCCGGTGAGCCAATGTCAGTTACTTATCTTAAAACCAACCTTAAATGTTATAAATTGTCCAAATCGGTAGTTGTATTAACCTTTTCTTCCGTGTCCAAAATGTTTCTCCAAACGGTCAGGTCAAGTCAaatcaacaaagctaaaaagattttttcctcctttgactatataacatatattaaattaatttcaatcgaatatatatttttattttaatataattatatattaatatttaatataattattcacttaaatattaatttcaactcttaaaatcaaatatattttctctttttaccTTTAATATATTCAcatatattagatattaattaaaactaaaattttaatttaattaatccatttttattccttaactcaaattaattaaaaaaacatccatTTTAGcccctttttattattattacgataatagtgaaaatattaagaaaatcaGAAAACATCAAGGtatataaaatcataaaaaaaataaaaatattgtggTAGCGACCAAAATGgatcaattttttaatctatataaaaatattatttagctAAATGTTTGAGGGTCTTCTAGAATGTCTGTTATTACGAGACATGTTTGCACTTCTGTAGAATAAATAAGAGAGCATGTTCGGTTTAGATTATACTCTAAGATATATGTCTCACTAGATTTAGAGTAAAGGGAagattattaagatttatgttataaagtctcgtaattaattgtttaattttttataataattt
This sequence is a window from Cucurbita pepo subsp. pepo cultivar mu-cu-16 chromosome LG04, ASM280686v2, whole genome shotgun sequence. Protein-coding genes within it:
- the LOC111793171 gene encoding mannose-1-phosphate guanyltransferase alpha-like isoform X1 encodes the protein MESSEKVVAVIMVGGPTKGTRFRPLSFNTPKPLFPLAGQPMVHHPISACKRIPNLAQIFLIGFYEEREFALYVSSLSNELRLPVRYLKEDKPHGSAGGIYYFRDIILEDSPSYIFLLNCDVCCNFPLPDMLEAHKRYGGMGTILVNKVSAESANQFGALVADPVTNELLHYTEKPETFVSDLINCGVYVFTSEIFGVIQDVSIHREGRANLRRVSSFEALQSATRNLPTDFVRLDQDILSPLAGKKRLYTYETMEFWEQIKTPGMSLKCSGLYLAQFQLTSPHLLAGGNGTRTATIIGDVYIHPSAKVHPTAKIGPNVSISANVRVAAGVRLINCIILDDVEIMENAVVINSIVGWKSSIGKWSRVQIIYKNMTRKMMFLFSRLLDQKANGDYNDKLGITILGEAVIVEDEVVVTNSIVLPNKTLNLSVLEEIIL
- the LOC111793171 gene encoding mannose-1-phosphate guanyltransferase alpha-like isoform X2 — encoded protein: MESSEKVVAVIMVGGPTKGTRFRPLSFNTPKPLFPLAGQPMVHHPISACKRIPNLAQIFLIGFYEEREFALYVSSLSNELRLPVRYLKEDKPHGSAGGIYYFRDIILEDSPSYIFLLNCDVCCNFPLPDMLEAHKRYGGMGTILVNKVSAESANQFGALVADPVTNELLHYTEKPETFVSDLINCGVYVFTSEIFGVIQDVSIHREGRANLRRVSSFEALQSATRNLPTDFVRLDQDILSPLAGKKRLYTYETMEFWEQIKTPGMSLKCSGLYLAQFQLTSPHLLAGGNGTRTATIIGDVYIHPSAKVHPTAKIGPNVSISANVRVAAGVRLINCIILDDVEIMENAVVINSIVGWKSSIGKWSRVQANGDYNDKLGITILGEAVIVEDEVVVTNSIVLPNKTLNLSVLEEIIL
- the LOC111793170 gene encoding zinc transporter 5-like isoform X2, which translates into the protein MILAELTGNVAARFMVEGRNQITMNDRSRSRSSEVRGFLSLFFGLFLLSISWDRIDCFPFAISFIDKYGFSVVPRENCMTIWPMLLPFLSGFLGYYERISMKWGTIRQLGQKRVRLISLFFTTVILFVPAVISMFMFEAEGKSVSFGNLAWPLANTVVFGVLLNENYSDDKLVSSKDFRTEFLVTFVCTVILELLYFPELSLWGLLFCGLLLYVAVRDLDPVYLNYLELGVESSASITTMVMKPIHHILSERKSRKIALFLLINTGYMVVEFVAGFMSNSLGLISDACHMLFDCAALAIGLYASYISRLPANNRFNYGRGRFEILSGYANAVFLVLVGALIVLESFERILDPQEISTNSLLTVSIGGLVVNIVGLVFFHEEHHHAHGGLGSCSHSHSHMNSHSCADSHRHDKHEHDSCRKHENQISVTEECRESSVTVHREHSHVEVCSESHLSNHHDCHQDHNHTNHHDLDHVHHHEHSHHHYEHDQHSHLSQVETNMPKIVSHGVSESSHRQPAEMKVHQKKHHHHHIDHNMEGIFLHVLADTMGSVGVVISTLLIEYKGWVVADPACSIFISIMIIASVIPLLRNSAEILLQRVPRAHEQDLKEAVNEIMKIQGVQYVQNLHVWSFTNTDVVGTLQLHVSTETDKISTKAKVEQILHDAGINDLTLQLEYDPQVS
- the LOC111793170 gene encoding zinc transporter 5-like isoform X1; translation: MADHHHDHQRPHRLSIPPRDGEVSTASSRPSFPLFPYSSLTPTPTPSKSRLYPKSSSKSSISFLFLLLFSLRSLYSLLPFLRSSPSFSLFPFSFLVSLLSLLLTLFFSLFTSSSSSSNFQFQNSKQNRGIFSLSSISHSQLKTLVAKSILLAVVFLLRFQALLYCGTAAMILAELTGNVAARFMVEGRNQITMNDRSRSRSSEVRGFLSLFFGLFLLSISWDRIDCFPFAISFIDKYGFSVVPRENCMTIWPMLLPFLSGFLGYYERISMKWGTIRQLGQKRVRLISLFFTTVILFVPAVISMFMFEAEGKSVSFGNLAWPLANTVVFGVLLNENYSDDKLVSSKDFRTEFLVTFVCTVILELLYFPELSLWGLLFCGLLLYVAVRDLDPVYLNYLELGVESSASITTMVMKPIHHILSERKSRKIALFLLINTGYMVVEFVAGFMSNSLGLISDACHMLFDCAALAIGLYASYISRLPANNRFNYGRGRFEILSGYANAVFLVLVGALIVLESFERILDPQEISTNSLLTVSIGGLVVNIVGLVFFHEEHHHAHGGLGSCSHSHSHMNSHSCADSHRHDKHEHDSCRKHENQISVTEECRESSVTVHREHSHVEVCSESHLSNHHDCHQDHNHTNHHDLDHVHHHEHSHHHYEHDQHSHLSQVETNMPKIVSHGVSESSHRQPAEMKVHQKKHHHHHIDHNMEGIFLHVLADTMGSVGVVISTLLIEYKGWVVADPACSIFISIMIIASVIPLLRNSAEILLQRVPRAHEQDLKEAVNEIMKIQGVQYVQNLHVWSFTNTDVVGTLQLHVSTETDKISTKAKVEQILHDAGINDLTLQLEYDPQVS